In the Negativicutes bacterium genome, one interval contains:
- a CDS encoding cyclic nucleotide-binding domain-containing protein, with translation MPIVTEKNQKYVETDFSIAQLTEEELKEIRSYYFYSIEDVKPLNKSQQWVLDNKSFLSPNCCNQVLFKLKGIIDIKIIKDNLVKMAKNNPILRTAFFINNERSLQVILPERAPEIIFLDYIKMKVDNIDYFLDELLLVGQRRGFDLKKDRLLRVRVIRFAADTYAMLIVFPQLIEDNWDMKNIFNGIFQDQEGLDLIAQMPSSRQYSFTQYLENRSKEDIIKTFAYWKKILFDAKAPELPMSQNDLGLYERDSFVTELDENLTNLTTEFANTNGRLIALFETAWGLMLQKYSKENDATFGIVLSNHNDDIDNADFSNVINILPVRLRENQEDRIGYAFKRQQVHLFIAKSYSGCSQKELELLWPNCKNLFNHVLNFYDFYNSKRFTEVDFSLGVKIVAINSYDDNENDLIIYFRKIDEIIQIEFVYNKIVFSKNNIENLLINFLGVLTQMVTKPNAKISELKLIEEPEDIVDTAEEERIFKLGLAELRKKELFGNLTDKEWQTLTKNIMVKKYIKGDIILAEGELQDNIYLIYEGLVEVIRSSNDGWNRKLGDLSFGNIISYNNLFEAKESSISAKVISKKANIIIIKNEYINAVLASNFDFLKDVIKAITAQAELFQNLWLKNIE, from the coding sequence ATGCCAATAGTAACAGAAAAAAACCAAAAGTATGTTGAAACTGATTTTTCTATTGCTCAATTAACAGAAGAAGAGTTAAAAGAAATCAGAAGTTATTATTTTTACAGTATTGAAGATGTTAAGCCGCTCAACAAAAGTCAACAGTGGGTGCTAGATAATAAGTCGTTTCTTTCACCTAATTGTTGCAATCAAGTATTGTTTAAATTAAAAGGCATTATTGATATAAAAATAATAAAAGATAATTTGGTAAAAATGGCAAAGAATAATCCAATTTTGCGGACAGCTTTTTTTATTAATAATGAGAGAAGCTTACAAGTAATTTTACCGGAGCGAGCACCGGAAATAATTTTTTTAGATTATATAAAAATGAAAGTAGACAATATTGATTATTTTTTGGATGAATTATTGTTGGTGGGACAACGGCGAGGGTTTGATTTAAAAAAAGATCGGCTACTGCGGGTTAGAGTGATAAGATTTGCAGCCGATACCTATGCGATGTTGATTGTTTTCCCACAATTAATTGAAGATAATTGGGATATGAAAAATATTTTCAATGGTATTTTTCAGGATCAAGAAGGATTAGACTTAATTGCGCAAATGCCGAGTTCGCGGCAATATTCTTTTACGCAGTATTTAGAAAATCGCAGTAAGGAAGATATTATTAAAACCTTTGCATATTGGAAGAAAATACTATTTGATGCAAAGGCTCCGGAATTACCGATGAGTCAAAATGATTTAGGGTTATATGAACGAGATTCGTTTGTGACAGAACTAGATGAAAATTTGACAAATCTTACTACTGAATTTGCTAATACTAATGGTCGATTAATAGCTTTATTTGAAACAGCTTGGGGATTGATGTTACAAAAATATAGTAAAGAAAATGATGCTACTTTTGGGATAGTCTTATCTAACCACAATGATGATATTGATAATGCCGATTTTTCAAATGTGATTAATATTTTACCGGTGCGATTAAGAGAAAATCAGGAAGATAGAATTGGCTATGCGTTTAAACGCCAACAAGTTCATTTATTTATTGCAAAAAGCTATAGTGGTTGTAGTCAAAAAGAATTAGAACTCCTTTGGCCGAACTGCAAGAATCTCTTTAATCATGTTTTAAACTTTTATGATTTTTATAATAGCAAAAGATTTACTGAAGTTGATTTTTCGTTGGGGGTAAAAATTGTAGCGATTAATTCTTATGATGATAATGAAAATGACCTCATAATTTATTTTCGAAAAATTGACGAAATAATTCAGATTGAATTTGTTTACAATAAAATAGTATTTAGCAAAAACAATATTGAAAACTTATTAATTAATTTTCTTGGCGTGTTAACGCAGATGGTAACAAAACCTAATGCTAAAATTTCAGAGCTAAAGCTAATCGAAGAACCTGAAGATATTGTTGATACCGCTGAGGAAGAGCGTATTTTCAAGTTGGGCTTAGCAGAGCTTAGAAAAAAAGAATTGTTTGGTAATTTAACTGATAAGGAATGGCAAACATTAACAAAAAATATCATGGTAAAAAAATATATTAAAGGTGATATTATTTTAGCGGAAGGTGAATTGCAAGATAATATCTATCTTATTTACGAGGGCTTAGTAGAGGTTATTAGAAGTAGTAATGATGGGTGGAATCGTAAGCTTGGAGATTTGAGTTTCGGTAATATTATTTCATATAATAATTTATTTGAAGCTAAAGAAAGTTCTATTAGTGCCAAGGTTATTTCCAAAAAGGCCAATATTATTATCATTAAAAATGAGTATATTAATGCTGTTTTGGCCAGTAATTTCGACTTTTTAAAAGATGTTATTAAAGCGATTACAGCACAAGCTGAGTTGTTTCAGAATTTATGGCTGAAAAATATAGAGTGA
- a CDS encoding DEAD/DEAH box helicase, whose product MSFLSLGIKQDIDNLMKQNGINEPTPVQELAIPVILTGRDVLVQAQTGTGKTLAFLLPMLQNIKISSPAVQGLIITPTRELALQITKVAEKIGKVNGVRVLTIYGGQDIDRQLKKLNAAPHIVIGTPGRILDHLRRKTLTINHVNKLVLDEADQLLHMGFLDEVEELIVNTAPERQTMFFSATIPAKIKALSVNYMKKPKDLKVMSNSVTLDEINQIIVETKEEFKLDKLCGLINQYQPYLAMIFCHTKQRVSNLVAELAQRGYLVDELHGDLSQAKRNQVMRKFSTAKLQILVATDIAARGLDVEGVTHVFNYDIPHDVESYIHRIGRTGRAGQTGVAVTFVNPRQHDYLALIERGIKAKIAREKASQKKAIIEQHKVKEAKIIEESKKNTAKPKPFIKKNSLADNKKKKHSGTNNRSRRKAKPQNK is encoded by the coding sequence ATGAGTTTTTTATCGTTAGGAATAAAACAAGATATAGATAATTTAATGAAACAAAATGGGATTAATGAGCCGACACCGGTTCAAGAACTGGCTATTCCGGTTATTTTAACTGGTCGTGATGTATTAGTGCAAGCACAAACCGGTACCGGAAAAACTTTAGCATTTTTATTACCGATGCTACAAAATATTAAAATAAGCTCACCGGCAGTGCAAGGTTTAATAATTACGCCAACGCGCGAATTAGCATTACAAATAACAAAGGTTGCTGAAAAAATCGGAAAGGTTAATGGTGTTAGAGTTCTTACGATTTATGGCGGTCAAGATATTGATCGTCAACTTAAGAAATTAAATGCTGCTCCGCACATTGTTATTGGGACACCGGGAAGAATTTTAGATCATTTGCGTCGCAAAACTTTGACAATAAATCATGTTAATAAATTAGTATTAGATGAAGCCGATCAACTTTTACACATGGGATTTTTAGATGAAGTTGAAGAATTAATCGTTAATACTGCTCCGGAGCGCCAAACGATGTTTTTTTCGGCGACTATTCCGGCAAAAATAAAAGCGTTATCGGTTAATTACATGAAAAAGCCAAAAGATTTAAAGGTTATGAGTAATAGTGTAACATTAGATGAAATTAATCAAATTATTGTTGAAACTAAAGAAGAATTCAAACTTGATAAGCTTTGTGGTCTGATTAACCAATATCAGCCCTATTTGGCGATGATTTTTTGTCATACAAAACAACGGGTCAGTAATTTAGTGGCAGAATTGGCACAACGCGGGTATTTGGTTGATGAATTACATGGAGATTTATCACAAGCAAAACGCAATCAAGTTATGAGAAAGTTTAGCACCGCTAAATTGCAAATTTTAGTAGCAACTGATATTGCAGCCAGAGGGCTTGATGTTGAAGGGGTAACCCATGTTTTTAATTATGATATTCCACATGATGTAGAAAGCTATATTCACCGAATTGGTAGAACGGGGCGAGCTGGTCAAACCGGTGTTGCGGTTACTTTTGTAAATCCACGGCAGCACGACTATTTAGCATTAATTGAAAGAGGTATTAAAGCTAAAATTGCTCGCGAAAAAGCTTCGCAAAAAAAAGCAATAATTGAGCAACATAAAGTTAAAGAAGCAAAAATTATTGAAGAAAGCAAAAAAAATACTGCTAAACCTAAACCATTTATTAAAAAAAATAGTTTGGCTGACAATAAAAAGAAAAAACATAGTGGTACTAATAATCGTAGCCGTCGTAAGGCGAAACCACAAAATAAATAA
- the htpG gene encoding molecular chaperone HtpG — MAKEMREFQAETKQLLDLMIHSIYTNREIFLRELVSNASDAIDKIRFEAISDKALLENDSDYEIFLIPDEATKTLTISDNGIGMTFDEVIENVGTIAKSGTKAFLEKLKEKEQSGDKELIGQFGVGFYSAFMVAKKVTLITRKAGSTEAVKWESTGDGTYSIEKVDKEKRGTTIILELNDEFCGINPEENFTSNYVIESLIKKYSDYVRFPIKMKFEIEEKPVDAEGKEIPEAELIKKEEIRTLNSMKPLWTKNKSEITAEEYNDFYKELFHDWEDPLEIIHTKAEGTVEYTTLLYIPKKAPFNLYHPEFNAGIQLYCRNVFIMDKCADLLPDYLRFVRGLVDSPDFSLNISRELLQQSRELKLIGKNLEKNVLKSLEKIMAKDRTKYENFWSEFGRALKIGIYTDPQTHDKLKDLLLFNSSKAEKGLVSLKEYVERMPEKQKVIYYATGKDLATIEKLPQMEAIKEKGLEVLCLFDNVDEFAIEALREYNDKKFQSISRGDLELDDVEAEQVKKETETITKDNEALIKDIKEKLSDKIADVKISTRLKSSAVCLVSDNNGISLAMEQVLADANNMMFKAKRILEINPHHELFSKLKNLHQQDLKSSDFKDYCNMLYDQALLIEGIMPEDPIEFANKIAKLMSK, encoded by the coding sequence ATGGCAAAAGAAATGAGAGAGTTCCAGGCGGAAACAAAACAATTATTAGATTTAATGATTCATTCAATTTATACTAATCGTGAGATATTTTTGCGTGAATTAGTCTCAAATGCTTCTGATGCTATTGATAAAATTCGTTTTGAAGCAATTAGTGATAAGGCGCTATTAGAAAATGATAGCGATTATGAAATATTTTTAATTCCGGATGAAGCAACAAAAACCTTAACGATTTCTGATAATGGTATTGGGATGACTTTTGATGAGGTTATTGAGAATGTTGGTACTATTGCGAAATCGGGAACAAAAGCTTTTTTAGAAAAATTAAAAGAAAAAGAACAAAGCGGTGATAAAGAGTTAATTGGTCAATTTGGTGTAGGCTTTTATTCTGCGTTTATGGTTGCTAAAAAAGTTACTTTGATAACCAGAAAGGCGGGCTCAACTGAAGCAGTGAAATGGGAGTCAACCGGTGATGGTACTTATAGCATTGAAAAAGTTGATAAAGAAAAACGTGGGACTACAATTATTTTAGAGTTAAATGATGAATTCTGCGGAATAAACCCGGAAGAAAATTTTACCAGCAATTATGTTATTGAAAGCTTAATAAAAAAATATTCGGATTATGTTCGCTTCCCTATTAAAATGAAGTTTGAAATAGAGGAAAAGCCGGTTGATGCTGAAGGCAAAGAAATACCAGAGGCTGAACTGATTAAAAAAGAAGAAATTAGAACATTAAACAGCATGAAACCATTATGGACAAAAAATAAAAGTGAGATAACAGCGGAAGAGTATAATGATTTTTATAAAGAATTATTCCATGATTGGGAAGATCCGCTAGAAATAATTCACACTAAAGCTGAAGGGACAGTGGAATATACAACATTATTGTATATTCCGAAGAAAGCTCCATTCAACTTATATCATCCCGAATTTAATGCCGGTATCCAGTTATATTGCCGTAATGTCTTTATCATGGATAAATGTGCAGATTTATTGCCGGACTATTTAAGATTTGTCCGCGGTTTAGTTGATTCACCTGATTTTTCGCTTAATATTTCCCGTGAGTTGTTACAACAAAGTCGGGAGTTAAAATTAATTGGTAAAAACTTAGAAAAAAATGTTTTAAAATCACTAGAAAAAATTATGGCTAAAGATCGAACAAAGTATGAAAATTTCTGGAGTGAATTTGGTAGAGCATTAAAAATCGGTATTTATACTGATCCACAGACACATGATAAATTAAAAGATTTACTATTATTTAATTCTTCTAAAGCAGAAAAAGGTTTAGTGAGTTTAAAAGAATATGTTGAAAGAATGCCGGAAAAACAGAAGGTCATTTATTATGCAACCGGTAAGGATTTAGCAACTATTGAAAAATTACCGCAAATGGAAGCGATTAAAGAAAAAGGGCTAGAAGTATTATGCTTATTTGATAATGTCGATGAGTTTGCTATTGAAGCGTTAAGAGAATATAATGATAAAAAATTCCAATCAATTAGTCGTGGTGATTTAGAACTTGATGATGTGGAAGCGGAGCAAGTTAAAAAAGAAACTGAGACTATTACTAAAGATAATGAAGCTTTAATTAAAGATATTAAAGAAAAATTAAGCGATAAAATTGCTGATGTAAAAATTAGTACTCGTTTAAAATCAAGTGCTGTTTGTTTAGTAAGTGATAATAATGGTATAAGCTTAGCGATGGAGCAAGTGTTAGCTGATGCTAATAATATGATGTTTAAAGCGAAAAGGATTTTAGAAATAAATCCTCATCATGAATTATTTTCTAAATTAAAGAATTTACATCAACAAGATCTTAAATCATCTGATTTTAAAGATTATTGTAATATGTTATATGATCAAGCGTTGTTAATTGAAGGTATTATGCCAGAGGATCCAATTGAATTTGCCAATAAAATAGCAAAATTAATGTCAAAATAA
- a CDS encoding 3'-5' exonuclease, translated as MEFVAIDFETANSSRDSVCSVAVVGVKDNKMYEMFYSLVQPPVMDFSYYNTQIHGITATDVKNMPTFPSIWAELKGYLNNNIVLAHNASFDMSVLKSILNTYNLEKPNFKYYCTVSLAKKVWPELENHKLNTLASYFNINFKHHNALHDSKVCAMVAVLATRKLNSKNFAQLITKLNLKDNKF; from the coding sequence ATGGAATTTGTGGCAATTGATTTTGAAACAGCTAATAGTAGTAGAGACAGTGTTTGCAGTGTGGCGGTAGTTGGCGTTAAGGATAATAAGATGTATGAAATGTTTTATTCTTTAGTGCAACCGCCAGTGATGGATTTTAGTTATTATAATACACAAATTCATGGCATTACAGCAACTGACGTAAAAAATATGCCGACCTTTCCTAGCATTTGGGCTGAACTAAAAGGCTACTTAAATAACAACATTGTGTTAGCGCATAATGCCAGTTTTGATATGAGCGTATTAAAAAGTATACTTAATACTTATAATTTAGAAAAGCCTAATTTTAAATACTACTGTACAGTAAGCTTAGCGAAAAAAGTATGGCCGGAGCTAGAAAATCATAAATTAAATACTTTGGCGAGTTATTTTAATATTAACTTTAAACACCATAATGCATTGCATGATTCTAAAGTTTGTGCAATGGTGGCTGTTTTAGCAACCAGAAAATTAAACAGTAAGAATTTTGCTCAATTAATAACGAAGTTAAATTTAAAAGATAATAAATTTTAA
- a CDS encoding cyclic nucleotide-binding domain-containing protein, whose product MTFEEKIKQYYPPKEYSVGLLTSTEEEFINKEYSASVEDVKLISKSQAWVLDNQGIISPNFCIQILFKIRGLIDINKIKNNINGLVKNNELLRSAFILKQQERALQIILQDRSPEMTFIDFTKDKLTEFEIDEIVENILAADRRRFFDLKKDRLLRIRVLRFGYADYAITIQQPQIIADGWDVRHLFDGIFSEQETDDVLAKMIAPKRYSFAQHLERRKDIDISKTLEYWQKKLYNFTETKLPGHKACNTYVMNSLLFEIDDKMFSYIKKHLENNTNAIVLLQTAWGIMLQKYNKVNDAVFPLLLSNYRDGKEDNLDFVNIINLVPVRINESETAKVSDVVKRQQANLILARAYSGCNIRELENLFSGKTLFNHMLNFHSFYKQEKYTQAEVALGVNVVKLSSYDCYNLDLVVVFRLTKKIQIEFIYNREAFSEVHIKKIKEDYFYIINQILKDQGLPLGEINLPQDVLNPVKHEENLKLNITQLLRSKEIFRALSDVELGLLIRGIVVKNYIYGDIILAEGEKQEYLYLIYDGAVELRRTIESGWTMKIATIEKGEFISYDGIFDNKESSLRARVVSQEATIIAVRNETATEIIKNNYDFAKAVIQSITAQVDKFQQLWVDNKN is encoded by the coding sequence ATGACTTTTGAAGAAAAAATAAAACAATATTATCCGCCGAAAGAATATAGTGTAGGACTATTAACAAGTACTGAAGAAGAATTTATCAATAAAGAATATTCTGCTAGTGTCGAAGATGTTAAATTGATATCAAAAAGTCAGGCGTGGGTGCTAGATAATCAAGGGATTATTTCACCTAATTTTTGTATTCAAATTCTATTTAAAATTAGGGGTTTAATTGACATTAATAAAATCAAAAATAATATTAATGGATTAGTAAAAAACAATGAATTATTACGCAGTGCGTTCATCTTAAAGCAACAAGAGCGTGCCTTACAAATCATCCTTCAAGATCGAAGTCCGGAAATGACCTTTATAGATTTTACGAAAGATAAACTGACGGAATTTGAAATTGATGAAATTGTTGAAAATATTTTGGCTGCAGATCGGCGACGCTTTTTTGATTTAAAAAAAGACAGATTGCTTAGAATAAGAGTACTGCGTTTTGGGTATGCGGATTATGCTATTACCATCCAACAACCGCAAATAATAGCTGATGGCTGGGATGTTAGACATTTATTTGATGGAATTTTTAGTGAACAAGAAACCGATGATGTTTTGGCAAAAATGATTGCTCCTAAACGATATTCTTTTGCGCAGCATTTAGAGCGACGCAAGGACATTGATATTAGTAAAACTTTAGAATATTGGCAAAAGAAACTATATAACTTTACTGAAACAAAGTTGCCGGGGCATAAAGCTTGCAACACTTATGTTATGAATTCATTATTATTTGAAATTGATGATAAAATGTTTTCTTATATAAAAAAGCATTTAGAAAATAATACCAATGCGATTGTTTTATTACAAACTGCATGGGGGATAATGCTCCAAAAATATAACAAAGTAAATGATGCGGTCTTTCCGCTATTGTTATCGAATTATCGCGATGGAAAAGAAGATAATCTTGATTTTGTTAATATTATAAATTTGGTGCCGGTACGTATAAATGAAAGTGAAACTGCAAAGGTTAGTGATGTGGTTAAACGGCAGCAAGCAAACTTAATTTTAGCACGGGCTTATAGTGGCTGTAATATAAGAGAACTGGAGAATTTATTCAGTGGGAAAACTCTCTTTAATCACATGCTTAATTTTCATAGTTTTTATAAGCAAGAAAAATACACCCAAGCAGAGGTGGCGTTAGGTGTTAATGTAGTTAAATTATCATCTTATGATTGTTATAATTTAGATTTAGTAGTTGTTTTTCGGTTAACTAAGAAGATTCAAATTGAGTTTATTTATAATCGCGAAGCTTTTAGTGAAGTTCATATAAAAAAAATCAAGGAAGATTATTTTTATATTATTAATCAAATCTTAAAAGATCAAGGGCTGCCCCTTGGTGAAATTAATTTGCCACAAGATGTTTTAAATCCGGTGAAGCATGAAGAAAACTTAAAGTTAAATATTACTCAATTATTACGTAGTAAAGAAATATTTAGGGCATTATCTGATGTTGAATTAGGCTTGCTAATAAGAGGAATTGTGGTCAAGAACTATATTTATGGTGATATTATTTTAGCGGAAGGTGAAAAACAAGAATATCTATATCTTATTTACGATGGTGCGGTGGAATTGCGCAGAACGATAGAAAGTGGTTGGACGATGAAAATTGCAACAATCGAAAAAGGTGAATTTATTTCTTATGACGGTATTTTTGACAATAAAGAAAGTAGCTTAAGGGCACGAGTTGTATCGCAAGAAGCTACTATTATTGCAGTGCGTAACGAAACTGCTACTGAAATTATAAAAAATAATTATGACTTTGCTAAGGCAGTAATTCAATCTATTACAGCACAAGTTGATAAATTTCAACAATTATGGGTTGATAATAAAAACTGA
- a CDS encoding DUF523 domain-containing protein, giving the protein MILVSACLLGEKVRYDGSGYNNEILNKYKHLAKFQVVCPEVLAGLSIPRNPAEITANKVLTNKGEDVTNYFINGAYLTMKLAKKQGIKTAILKANSPSCGNKLVYDGTFQNKKVKGQGLTAQMLTLAGVAVYSEEELTEELLVRLIQED; this is encoded by the coding sequence ATGATATTAGTAAGTGCGTGTTTATTAGGCGAGAAGGTTAGATATGATGGCAGTGGTTATAATAATGAAATATTAAATAAATATAAACATTTAGCTAAATTTCAGGTGGTCTGCCCAGAGGTTTTAGCAGGACTAAGCATTCCAAGAAATCCAGCGGAGATTACCGCTAATAAAGTTTTGACTAATAAGGGTGAAGATGTTACAAATTACTTTATCAATGGTGCTTATCTAACCATGAAATTAGCTAAAAAACAGGGCATAAAGACTGCAATTTTAAAAGCTAATAGTCCTTCGTGCGGAAATAAGCTAGTTTATGATGGTACTTTTCAAAACAAAAAGGTTAAGGGGCAAGGATTGACGGCGCAGATGTTAACTTTAGCAGGGGTTGCTGTATATTCGGAAGAAGAATTGACCGAAGAGTTGCTGGTTAGATTAATACAAGAAGACTAA